The DNA region ATGCAACCTTTATTTAAAAATGTTAAAGTAATAAAAAGAGAAAAACAACCATTATTACTTAATTATAAAAATAAAAAAATTGCAATATGTCATGGTGATATTTTTACTCCAAAATCTTATGATATATATTGTAAAGTAATTAGAAATCATTATTTATTAATATTTTTAAATATGTTAGATATTAAAAACTTTATATCAAAAAAAATTTATTATGCATTAATTAAAAAAATTATTTGTTTTGATTTTAAAGAGTTTGAAACTTTGGCTTTAAAACGTAGTAGAAATTTTGATGCTGATATTATAGTTGAAGGACATTTTCACCAAGGCAAACAATATACTTTTGGTAATAAAAGATATATAAATATTCCTTCTTTATGCTGTAGTCAAGAGTATAGTATATTAAAAGATGAGCAATTCATAAAAATTAAACTTAATAAATAATTTTATTAAAATATAAAGCAAATATTGTTATATAATCAGATAAATGTGAAAAAGGATAAAAAATCGCAAAATTTGAAGTAGTAAGTGAATATTCACCATCTGGAGATCAACCTCAAGCAATTGAATTATTAAGTAAATCAATAGATGAGGGAAATAAATATCAAACACTTTTAGGAGTTACTGGAAGTGGTAAAACTTATACTATGGCAAAAGTTATTGAGAAAGTTCAAAAACCAACTTTAATAATGACACATAATAAGACTTTAGCCGCTCAATTATATAGTGAATTTAAAGCTTTTTTCCCAAAAAATCATGTTGAATATTTTATTTCATATTATGATTATTATCAACCTGAAGCTTATATCCCTAGAAGTGATTTATTTATAGAAAAAGATTCTTCAATAAATGAAGAATTAGAAAGATTAAGATTAAGTGCAACAGCATCACTTTTATCTTTTGATGATGTAATTGTTATTGCTTCTGTTTCTGCAAACTATGGTTTAGGTAACCCAGAAGAATATAAAGCTATGGTTCAAAGAATAGAAGTTGGTTTTGAATATTCTCAAAAACAGTTTTTACTTAAATTAGTTGAGATGGGTTATAAAAGAAATGATAAGTTTTTTGATAGGGCTGATTTTAGAGTAAATGGTGATGTGATTGATATTTTCCCTGCTTATTATGAAGATGAATTTATAAGAGTTGAATTTTTTGGTGATGAAGTTGAATCTATTACAAAACATGAATACTTGACAAATACAAAAACAAAAAGTTTAGATGAGGTTATAATATATTCTGTTAATCCATTTGTTGTTTCAAATGATAAATTAGAAATTGCAAAAAAACAAATAGAAGATGAATTAAAAGAGAGATTAGAATTTTTTAAACAGGAAGATAAACAAGTTGAATATCAAAGACTTAAACAAAGAGTTGAATTTGATTTAGAGATGATTGAAAGTACAGGTATGTGTAAAGGTATTGAAAATTATGCAAGACACTTAACTGGACAAAAACCAGGTGAAACTCCATATTCTCTTATGAACTATTTTGAACAAATGAAAGAAGATTTTTTATTAATAGTTGATGAATCTCATGTATCTTTACCACAATTTAGAGGGATGTATGCAGCTGATAGAAGTAGAAAAGAAGTATTAGTTGAGTATGGTTTTAGACTTCCCAGTGCCCTTGACAATAGACCATTAAAGTTTGATGAATTTATTAAAAAAGCTCCTCACTTTTTATTTGTGAGTGCTACTCCAAATGAACTTGAAATAGAAAAAAGTTCAGTTGTTGCAGAACAAATAATCAGGCCAACTGGATTACTTGATCCTGTAATTGAGATCATGGATAGTGAATATCAAGTAGAAAAACTTTATGATGAAATAAAAAAAGTAGTAGAGAAAAATCAAAGAGTTTTAGTAACAGTATTAACTAAAAAAATGGCAGAAGAATTGACATCATATTATTCAGATTTAGGAATAAAAGTAAAATATATGCATAGTGAAATTGATGCAATAGAAAGAAATCAAATAATAAGAGAGTTAAGGTTAGGCGAGTTTGATGTATTAGTTGGAATTAATTTACTAAGAGAAGGGCTTGATATTCCTGAAACTTCATTAGTTGCAATACTTGATGCAGATAAAGAAGGGTTTTTAAGAAGTAAAACTTCACTTATTCAAACAATGGGTAGAGGTGCAAGAAATGAAAATGGAAGAGTGATCTTATTTGCAAAAAGAGTAACAGATTCTATGCAGTATGCAATTGATGAAACAAATAGAAGAAGAGAAATACAAAAAGAGTATAATAAAGAACACAATATTATTCCTAAATCAACAAAAAGAAAAATTGATGAAAATCTTAAACTTGAAGAGTATGATGATCTAGCATGGAAAAAACAAAAATTAGAAAAAATGCCAGCAAGTGAAAGAAAAAAGATCTTGCTCGAATTAAATAAAAAGATGACAAAAGCTGCAAAAGATTTAAATTTTGAAGAAGCTATTAGATTAAGAGATGAGATTGAAAAACTAAAAAAAGCATAATAATTAAATTAATATGTAATTACTTTATAAATTTCAATCTTTACTAGTTTATTATTAATAAATTTTGGTGTAAAAGATATTAATAAATTCTCTTCATCTATATCTTTATTAATATTTTTTATTTTCTTATTTTTTTCATAAAAGTAAGTTTTTTTATCTTTTTTTAAATCTTTTACAATTTTTAAGAACTCTTTTTTTTCAATACCAATATATAACTTTTCCCATAATTGTAGATTTAAATTTTCTATAATCTTAAAAGGTTCTTTTGGAGCGTTTTTATAAATTATAAATGAAGTTATTATATCTCCACCACCCATTTCACTTGAGTTAAAAGTTATATAATAATTATCTTTTTTTATAAAATAGTTAATTCTTGTTGATGAATTTGCAGCATCACCACTTTTAATAATGTTAGTTTTGCCTAATGTATTTAAAATTTCTTTTAAAGAAGTTTTATTAAGTTTAAATTCTCCTAATTTTGTATATTTTTCTATAGAAGTATTTGCAAAAATATTTGTTATAAAAAATAAAATAAAAACAAAAAATATTTTTTTCATATTAAAAAAATCCCTATTATAAGTAATATTACTAAAAAGTATATATAATTTTATCTTAATAAAAACTCATTACAATTCTAAAAAATTTAAATAGGATTTATTTTGGCTAATTTAAAAAAAGCTACAAAAGCAGAAATACAAATCATAAAAGAAGCATTTCAACAAAAGTTCTCAAATGCAGTTACTGAATTAAATTATAGAAATGATTATGAATTATTAATTGCTATTATTTTATCAGCACAATGTACAGATAAAAGAGTAAATATTATAACTCCAGCACTTTTTGGAAAATATCCTAGTGTATTTGAACTAGCTGATGCTAAACTTAAAGATGTAAAAGAATTATTAAAAAGCTGTTCTTTTTTTAATAACAAGTCAAAAAATATTATAAAAATGGCTCAAAGTGTAATTGCAAATTATGATGGAAATATTCCCCATAATCAAAAAGAGTTAATTAAACTTGCTGGTGTTGGAAATAAAACTGCAAATGTTTTTATGATAGAGTTTGAAGGAGCAAATCTTATGGCTGTAGATACTCATGTATTTAGAGTTTCTCATAGACTTGGACTTTCGTATGAAAAAACAGTTGAAAAAACTGAAGCTGAGTTGGTAAAAAAGTTAAAAGATGATTTGCATATATTTCATCAAGCTATGGTTTTATTTGGAAGATATACATGTAAAGCTTTAAGTCCTGAGTGTGATAAATGTCTTTTCCCTCATGTTTGTAAAACTAAAAGTTCTTTTAAACCAGGCTGATAAATTTTTTATAATTTATCGCTGTTTTTTTATTCTTTGTTTAAACTCTTCTTTTGAAATATATTTACTATTTGAAGAAAAACTTTTTTGTGTTTTATCCTCTTGTTCAATTATTTTATCTTCAACTTTCAAATTTTTGATTAAACCAATTTTTAAATTTTTTAAAATTGTTAAAACTGTTGTTAGATTTTTATTATCAACTTCAAATGAAACTTTTGCCATGAAACCTCTTTTTATTTAAATTATATCAAAAAATTAATTTAACTTTAAATTAACACATCAAAGTTACGATTCCAAAAACACAAAAGGAAAAGAATGAAAAGAGAGGTAGTTTTATCATTTTTAATTGCTTCAAATTTAATTGGAAATGATAATGTAACTTTGGAACCAGTTTTAGTAACATATAAGATAAATTCGAAAGTAATAAAAAATGTAAGTAAGGAAAATATTAAATCTGCTGATTTAGCAGATGCTTTAATGAAAAATGTTCCTTCAGTTTCTATTGTTAGACGATCAGGAGTTGCAAATGATGTTATTTTAAGAGGACAAAAAAAAGATAATATTAATATATTAATTGATGATGCAAAAATATATGGAGCATGTCCAAATCGTATGGATCCTGCAATTTCTCATATATTAACAAATAATGTAGAAAATATAAATATTATAGAAGGACCTTATGATGTTGAGAATTTTGGTACATTAAGTGGAAAAATTGATATAAAAACAAAAGAACCAAAAAAAGGTTTAGATGGTGAAGTTAATTTAAGTATGGGAAGTTTTGGGTATAAAAAATTAAGTACACAAATTAATGGAGGGAATGATTTTTTTAAATATTTAATATCTGCTTCAAAAGAAAAAAGTGAGCAATATAAAGATGGTAATGGTGATGATTTTTTTTCACAACAAAAAAAATCAGATATGCCTATATCTAATCAATATTCATCTACTCATAATAATATGGATGCATATGAGAAAAAAACTTTTCTTGCAAAAACTATTTTTAATATAGATGATTCATCTGAAATTAAACTATCATATATTGCAAATAGAAGTGATGATATTTTATATCCAACTGGTGGAATGGATGCTCTTTATGATAATTCAAATATATATACTTTGGGATATACAAAAAGAAATTTAGGACAATATTCTAAAAAATTAGATATAGATTATTACTATTCTGATGTTGATCACCCAATGAGTACAAAATATAGAAATAGTGGAAAAATGATGTATATGACAAGTCACATGAAAACTTCAATATGGGGTGCAAAAATTAAAAATAGTATGAATATTTCAAATGCATTACTAACAGTTGGATTAGATACAAGTGAAAGAAACTGGAGAAGTAATAATTATATGAAAAATATAATGACTGGAATGAAGATATCAAGACCTAAAAGCTTTCCTTCAACAGATACGAAAAATAAAGCTATATTTACAAAGTTAGAAAAAAACATAGAAAATTTCAATATTAAATTTGGTTCAAGATATGATTATACAAAAATTGAAAATAGTATTGATGAAAGAAAATTTGCAGCACTTAGTGCAAATATTTTTACTTCATATAAACTTGATGATAAGACAAATATATTCGCAGGAATTGGTAAGTCTTCAAGAGTTCCTGATGCAAGAGAACTTTATTACAGCTCTATGATGAGTGGTTTTAAGTCAAATCCTAATTTAGAAGATACGAAAAATTATGAAGTTGATTTTGGATTTGATAAAAATATTGGTGATTTATATGTTAAGACACAATTCTTTTATTCGAATCTAAAAGATTATATTTATAATATGGGAAATAAATTTGAAAATATTGATGCAAAAGTTTTTGGATTTGATATAAGTGGGACTTATTTATTAACTGATTCATTATTTTTTGATTATGGTATTGCTTATCAAAAAGGTAAGAAGGATGGAAATTATAATGATAAATATTTAGCTGAAATACCACCATTAAAAGCAAATTTTGCATTAAATTATGAATTTAAAGATTCAAAGTTAATTACAGAAGTTATAGCTGTTGATAGTTGGAGTAGTTATGATAAAGAAGCAATGGAGCAAAAATTAGGTGGTTATGCAATTTTTAATATGAAATTTAATCAAAAAGTAAATAAAAATTTAGATATTACATTTGGTATTGATAATATACTTGATAAAACATATAATTCAACAAATACTTATCAAGATATATCATATGTCTCAGTTGATTCTAAAAGAGTTTTATTTAATGATCCTGGAAGAAATATATATTTTAATTTGCGATTTTTATTTTAAAAAATGAATTAAAAAATGTTCTTAAACTTATAAGTACCTTTATTCTAGTATAATTATAATTCCGTTATAAAATATACACAAAGGATACAAGATAAAAGAGCAAGACCCCAATATAATCAAACAAGAATCAAAAGATATTATAATAGATAATTTAAAATATTTAGGAGTAGTTGTAACTATTTTTTTAGTTGTTAATTTAGCATTAAGACTTGATGTGAATTATTTAGTTACTTACACAAGTGAAAGATCTTTTACTGAAGGTTTCCAACTTGCTTTTATTGTTTTTACAATTTTTACTTTTGCAAGAACTTTACCAAAAAGAAAAGATGTAAAACATGCACTTACTTTAATAATTGGATTTTTTATAGTTATTTTAATTAGAGAATTAGATTCTCTATTTGATATGGTTTATCATGGATTTTGGAAAGTCCCAGCAGGAATAGTTACATTATCAGCAATATTTTATGCTTTTAGAAACCTTGCTGTAGGTGTAAATGAATTAGCTGTAGTTTTAAAAGTAAGAGCAATGAAAATGATGATTTGTTCTGTTATGCTTTTATTTGTTTATTCAAGATTATTTGGTATGAAAGTTTTCTGGAAAGATGTATTACACGAAAGTTATATTTATCAAATAAAAGTTATTGCAGAAGAAGGAACTGAGTTATTAGCATATGGACTTATTGCATATGCAGCATATTTAATATGTAAAAATTTAAAAAAAAATGTTATTGATTAGACTTTTTTAAGTCTAATCAAAATCTAGAATAGTTTGAGTCTGTCCTGTACTTCCAAACTCTTCATCAATCTCTTTTGCAATTTGTTTAAAATCAATATTTTCTATTTTTTTAAGAGTTTTATATATATGTTTTTTACCACTTTGAAGTTCTTTTGATTTTATTCCATGTGAGATTGATAAACTAGCTTCAATAAAAGCAGATAATTTATCACACTGTTTTAATGCCTCTCCATCAATTGCATTATATTTATCTAAATTATATTCACTAATATTATCAATTATTTTTATTTTATTGTTATATTTTATTTTATTTAAAAACTCATCTTTCTTTTTATCTTCATATAGACCTAAAAGATATGAAAACTCATCTTTTAAATTATCTGGAATAAAAGGTAAAATATCATCTTCTATTTTTATTATTTCATATTCGGCTATTATATTTGATAGCTCATCAACACTATATTTTACAGGTGAAATTATATCCTTAGTTAAAGCTTCTGGTAAATCATGAAATAGAGCAGTATAAAAATTATTTTGTAATCTTTGATCACAAGCATCAATATTTTTTGAATAAAAATATGCAAAAAGTGCAACAGTTAGCATATGTCCTAATACTGAAGTTTCAGGTATTCTTGGAGTTTGTGCCCATCTTTTTTGAAATCTTAATCTTCCACTTAAATCTATAATTCTTGATAACTTTTTGTTTAGTGCAATCTTTCTTACGCCAATTAGTTCATAATAATCTTCAATTTCATCTTCAACACTTCTTTTTACATTTTCTATATCTGTTAAAAATTTTGATGTTTGATATACAATTGAAAATTCCCATTTTGTTGCTAAATATGATGCTGCTTTTAAAATAAAACGTTCTTTTTTATACATATTTAAATCAGTTAAATACTCTTCAAATTTTTTAAGAAATGTTCCATTTTGAATTGGTTCTAATGAATCTTTTAATTTCTCAATTACCCATGAGTTTATCTCTTTTGATTTTTTTTGTAAAGCTTTTCTAAATACATCTGGTCTTATATCTGTAACTACTATTCTTCTTAAAAACTCAAATATTCCTGCTTCTATTAGATGTGTAAAGTTTATATCTTTTTCAAGTTTTGCAATAAAAAAAGCGATTATAAATTTGTGAGCTTGTTTATCAAGTTCAACTAGTTCAACCATTCTTGGATAATCATTCCATCGTTGAATTGAAGCTGAAGAGAATATATAATCAATAACCTTAGGATTTATCATCTTCATCCTTTTTTATATTTTTATCATCATGAAAGAAAATAAGTTTTTTACCTACTAACATAGAAAAAACTATAACAAACATAATTAAATATACTTGCCAATCTTGCACATATAACCTTTTTTAAAATTTATTCATTATCTCATAAGCTACATAAATGGGCGCTTAGAGGTAAATTTTTAAAAAACTTGATGTAAAATTGAAAATCAGTAGTATAATTTTACAAATTTTTTTAAGGATAAAAATAAATGTCAACTTTGACTGTTAATAACTATATGTTAAAACACTTTGATTTAAGTGCAAAAGAAGTAATGGACTTGTATTTAAAACAAATTGATGTTGAATTAAGTGATTATACTTTTGCAGGAAATTATATATGGTTATCTACTGCAACAGGATTTTATACAATTGTAAATGAAACATTTTGTCTATTTATATTAAACTCTGGTGAACTTAGTATGCTTTTACCTCCAATTGGTAAAAAAGAGAAAACATATGAAGCAATTACAATATGTTTTGAAATAATGAATAGTCATAATAGTAAAAAAAATTATTCAAAAATTGAGTATGTTCATGAAAATATTTTAGAAGGATTTGTTGATTATTTAGAAGAAGGTACTTTGATATATGATATGTTAAAAGATTATCTTATTGAGAAAAAACTTGTTGATTATATTTATAAAGCAGATGATTTAATTGAATTGAAAGGTGATTCATATAAATCAAAAAGAAATGAAATAAATAAGTTTAAAAAGATTTATCCAAATTTTAGAATTGAAGTTTTAGAGAAAAACAAACATGCAAATGATGTATTGAATTTATTTAATAAATGGGTAAAAGATAGAACAACATACATGCCAAAAGAGGAAGTGGAAGTATTTCTTGATGGAATATATTTTGAAAGATTTGCTATAAAAAGATTGATTAATGATTATGAAAATCTTGATGTAATTGGTTTAGTTATTTATATTGATGATGAAATAAAAGGTTTTACTGTTGGTGAAAAAATTACAAATAATACAGCAAGTGTAATTATTGAAAAAACAGATTTTGAAGTTTTAGGTTGTGCTCAATTGATATTTAGAGAATTTACTAAAGTTTTAAAAGATAAATATAATATTGAATATATAAATGTAGGTGATGATATGGGATTTGAAAATTTGAAAAAAGTGAAAATGTCATATAGACCAAATAAATTAATTCCTAAATATACAATTTACCAAAAATGATATATAAAGCAAAAAAAAAGGATTTAAATCTTTTATACCAAATAGAAAAAAATGTTTTTAAAGATGAAATATTTTCTTTGAGTAAGGAATCTTTGAGGTACCATTTAAATAATAATTTGATATTTATAATAAAATATGAAAAAATAAATGTAGGTTATTGTTTATGGCTGGAAAGAAAAAAATATTATAGGTTATATTCATTTGCAATTTTACCAAAATATCAAGGGAAAGGTTTAGCTTCACAGTTGTTGAAATATTGTATAGAAAAATTAAAAGAGAAATCTTTACAACTTGAAGTTAGAGTTTCAAATGAAAAGGCTATTTTATTGTATGAAAGATTTGCATTTAAAAAAGTAAAAGTTTTAAAAGATTATTATAAAAATGAAAATGCTTATTTAATGAAGAGAGTATAAGAGAGTTTCTCTTATGCTCTACAACTTCCCATTTTACCTAAGGCATTTATTTTATCAACTCTTCCTTCATGTCTTCCACCTTGAAAAGTTGCATTATTCCACGCTTCAACAATAGCTTCAATCATTCCATATCCACTAACTCTTTCACCAAGGCAAATAACATTTGCATCATTATGTTCTCTTGCCATTTTTGCAGAATATTCATTGTGGCATAAAGCTGCTCTAATTCCATCAAATTTATTGGCAGCCATTGACATTCCAATTCCAGAACCACAAATTAAAATTCCTTTAGAATTTTCATTTTTTAATACTTCTGTACAAACTTTGGCAGCAAAGTCTGGATAATCAACTCTATCTTTAGAAAAAGGACCTAAATCTATAACTTCATGGCCTTTTTTTTCAAATAACTCTTTTACATAAGCTTTTATATCTATACCTGCATGATCAGCACCAATAAAATATTTCATTAGTATATTCCTTTTTCATGATTGATCTTTATTTCTTTGCCTATTAAATCTTTTTCAATTGACCCAACTGTTCTAAAAACTCTATCCCATCTAACTTTTTTATCTTTATCCCAAGAAAAATAGATAAACCAAGGTTTTCCTACTATATATTTATATTTTACTGTTCCCCAAAATCTTGAGTCATTAGAGTGATCTCTATTATCACCCATCATAAAATATTCACCCTTTGGAACTTTTATTGGTAGCATATTAAATAATGCAGCTGGAGCTAATCCATTATTTACTACATTTGGATCATGATGAATTCCTGGATGTTTCTTTTGATAAGGATTTATAATCCAAAGTTGTCCTTCAACATCAATAATTTGATCTTGAGAATAATTTTTCTTAACGTATTCATTCCCTTCACTTGGATGTAAAAGTAGATTTTTATTTTGGATTAGAACTAAATCTCCTCCTGTTGCAACACATCTTTTTACATAATGAACTTTATCATTATGAGGATATCTAAAAACTACAATATCTCCACGTTGTGGTTTATCTCCATCAATCAAATGACCATTTCCTTTAAAATCAGGTAATATAGGAACTTCAAGCCAAGGAATTCTAGGAACTGGAATACCATAAGAGAATTTTTTTACAAATAACATATCTCCAATAAGCAGTGAGTTTTTCATACTTCCACTAGGAATAACAAAAGCTTGTGCTATAAAGAAAATAATCACTAATACTATGATTACTGTTCCAGTCCAAGAACTAGCCCAGTTATAAGCTTTTTTAATCATTTAATTTTCTTTCTCTTTCTTCTCTTAATTTTGCAGCCTTAATAGTATTTACTAAAAGCATTGCAATTGTCATAGGACCAACCCCACCAGGAACAGGAGTGATGTATGAACATTTTTTTGAAACATTTTCAAAATCAACATCACCAACTAACTTTCCATTATCAAGTCTATTTATACCAATATCAACAACAATAGCACCATCTTTAACCATATCTTCTGTAATTAAATTTACTTTTCCCACACCAACACAAATTATGTCGGCATTTAATGTATGTTCTTTTAGATTTTTTGTATAAATATGACATGTTGTAACTGTTGCATTTGCATTTAATAAAAGTGTACTCATAGGTTTTCCTACAATATTACTTGCACCTACAACACATACATTTTTACCTTCAGGATTTATATTATACTCTTCTAGTAATCTCATCACACCATAAGGAGTAGCAGGAATAAAAGAATCTAAACCTAAAGTCATTCTTCCTGTATTATAAGCATGAAATCCATCAACATCTTTTTCTGGTGCAATTGCTTCTAATATAGCTGTTGTATCTATATGTTTTGGTAATGGAAGTTGTACTAAAATACCATCTATATTTGGATTTTTATTCATCATAGCTAATATTTCTAAGATTTTATCTTGAGATATTGTTTCTGGCATTTCATGTACAATAGAGTAAATACCAGCTTGTTTACAAGCTTTACTCTTCATATTTACATATGCTGCACTAGCTGGATCTGCACCAACTAAAACAACAGCAAGTCCTGGAGTTATATTCTTTTTAGTTTGAAGCTCAATTACATCAGCTTTAACTTCTTCTTTTATTTTATTAGATAGTCCTTTTCCATCAAGTATTGTCATGGGAGTTAAACCTTATATTTGTTTTAATTTTAGGTTGATATAATACCAAAAAGATTTTTACACAAAGGTTAATTTTGAGGTTTATAGTATTATTGTCTTTTCTTATATCTATACCTTTATTTGCAACTCAAGATGATAATTCTTTTATTACTAAGTATGAATATGGAGCAATGCTTTATGAAAACCCAAGAGGAATAGGGTGTAATAAATGTCATGGAAATGGTAAAAAAGAGATAATTTTAGCAAAATACAGAGATAGAAAAGGTGCCTTAAAATATATTAAAGTTCCTCCCATTATCAAAATTAGTTTTGAAGATTTTAAATCTAAGTTAAAATCAGATAAAACTGAATCACTTATAATGCCTACTTATTTTTTAACTGATGATGAGTTAGATTCTTTATATTATTATATTCAAAAGCTAAAATAAATTAAAGCAAAGATTAATAATTTCTTAAGTATAATGCGCAACTTAATTCAAAACAAAGGAAATGTTTATGTTAGAGGGTATCGCAAGAGATAGTATGACAAAACAAGAAACTAAATCTTTAAGAAGAGATGGTTACTTAATTGCTAATATCTATGGAAAAGGTTTAGAAAATATTAATGCTGCATTCAAAATGAATGAATTTATTAGAGCTTTAAAAGCAAAAGAAACACTTGCTTTTGATGTATCTGTTAGTGGAACTACTTTTAAAGTTGTTGTTCAAGAGTACCAAAAATGTCCTATTACTTCAGATTTACTACATGTAGATTTAATGGTAGCACAACCTGGTGTTAAAACTACTTATAAAGTTCCAGTTAAAAGTGTTGGTACACCAATTGGTTTAAAAAACAAAGGTCTATTTGTTTTCCATAAAAAAAGAGTTCCAGTAAAAACTACTATAGAAAATTTACCAGAAAACTTTACTTTAAATGTTGATGCATTAGATACTGGTCATAATATCTTAGTTAGAGATTTAGAATTACCAGAAGGTGTAGAGTGTTTCTTAGATCCAAGAGTGCCAATTGTTGGTGTAATTAAGGCTAAGTAATTAAATATGTCTTTAATAGT from Malaciobacter molluscorum LMG 25693 includes:
- the folD gene encoding bifunctional methylenetetrahydrofolate dehydrogenase/methenyltetrahydrofolate cyclohydrolase FolD; translated protein: MTILDGKGLSNKIKEEVKADVIELQTKKNITPGLAVVLVGADPASAAYVNMKSKACKQAGIYSIVHEMPETISQDKILEILAMMNKNPNIDGILVQLPLPKHIDTTAILEAIAPEKDVDGFHAYNTGRMTLGLDSFIPATPYGVMRLLEEYNINPEGKNVCVVGASNIVGKPMSTLLLNANATVTTCHIYTKNLKEHTLNADIICVGVGKVNLITEDMVKDGAIVVDIGINRLDNGKLVGDVDFENVSKKCSYITPVPGGVGPMTIAMLLVNTIKAAKLREERERKLND
- a CDS encoding cytochrome C oxidase subunit III yields the protein MVLLSFLISIPLFATQDDNSFITKYEYGAMLYENPRGIGCNKCHGNGKKEIILAKYRDRKGALKYIKVPPIIKISFEDFKSKLKSDKTESLIMPTYFLTDDELDSLYYYIQKLK
- the lepB gene encoding signal peptidase I, with translation MIKKAYNWASSWTGTVIIVLVIIFFIAQAFVIPSGSMKNSLLIGDMLFVKKFSYGIPVPRIPWLEVPILPDFKGNGHLIDGDKPQRGDIVVFRYPHNDKVHYVKRCVATGGDLVLIQNKNLLLHPSEGNEYVKKNYSQDQIIDVEGQLWIINPYQKKHPGIHHDPNVVNNGLAPAALFNMLPIKVPKGEYFMMGDNRDHSNDSRFWGTVKYKYIVGKPWFIYFSWDKDKKVRWDRVFRTVGSIEKDLIGKEIKINHEKGIY
- a CDS encoding 50S ribosomal protein L25/general stress protein Ctc, with the protein product MLEGIARDSMTKQETKSLRRDGYLIANIYGKGLENINAAFKMNEFIRALKAKETLAFDVSVSGTTFKVVVQEYQKCPITSDLLHVDLMVAQPGVKTTYKVPVKSVGTPIGLKNKGLFVFHKKRVPVKTTIENLPENFTLNVDALDTGHNILVRDLELPEGVECFLDPRVPIVGVIKAK